In Macaca fascicularis isolate 582-1 chromosome X, T2T-MFA8v1.1, one DNA window encodes the following:
- the LOC107128499 gene encoding large ribosomal subunit protein eL21-like yields the protein FAKTTNTKGKRRGTRYMFSRPFRKHGVVPLATYMRIYKKGDIVDIKGMGTVQKGMPHKCYHGKTGRVYNVTQHAVGIVVNKQVKVKILAKTINVRIKHIKHSKSRDSFLKRVKENDQKKKEAKEKGTWVQLKRQPAPPREAHFVRTNGKEPELLEPIPYEFMA from the coding sequence TTCGCCAAAACGACgaacacaaagggaaagaggagaggcaccCGATATATGTTCTCTaggccttttagaaaacatggagttGTTCCTTTGGCCACGTATATGCGAATCTATAAGAAAGGTGATATCGTAGACATCAAGGGAATGGGTACTGTTCAAAAAGGAATGCCCCACAAGTGTTACCATGGCAAAACTGGAAGAGTCTACAATGTTACCCAGCATGCTGTTGGCATTGTTGTAAACAAACAAGTTAAGGTCAAGATTCTTGCCAAGACAATTAATGTGCGTATTAAGCACATTAAGCACTCTAAGAGCCGAGATAGCTTCCTGAAACGcgtgaaggaaaatgatcagaaaaagaaagaagccaaagagaaaggtacctGGGTTCAACTTAAGCGCCAGCCTGCTCCACCCAGAGAGGCACACTTTGTGAGAACCAATGGGaaggagcctgagctgctggaacctattccctatgaattcatggcataa